In Pseudophryne corroboree isolate aPseCor3 chromosome 3, aPseCor3.hap2, whole genome shotgun sequence, a genomic segment contains:
- the LOC135057347 gene encoding paraneoplastic antigen Ma2 homolog, translating into MEGLTGDDIYHWCQRKGVNPQKCIGVGGELTETSDDTVLRKVSTLYGVIRPNIVDNWDDEAGRKIAVLVETDKELDVNLIPLMIIADEETGRRWSIIGSNLREENITSIPISAVISPEGVDKGEASGNGHTATKVNGGQFETMVDRVVSQLERWHYEGSYRRLRIFSGIVPIPTGEEPYESWKEAAVQQAEEWQCPDKIKRQRVVESLRGPAMGIIQAARRSKPNANLETYLEALDYAYGTMEDVGDMLSRLHHTFQEPSEKLSAYVIRIDKLLYKIVEKKGITRDEVDKSRMRQVLRGALTTDPVAQKLRCSEKKEPPPGFNEILKEIKQEEVLIEMREKTVKKVKVVQTVTETSPLEEKILKLMEEQNKRIEQFI; encoded by the coding sequence ATGGAAGGATTAACTGGAGACGATATTTACCACTGGTGTCAGAGGAAGGGGgtaaacccccaaaagtgtattggAGTAGGAGGAGAGTTAACGGAAACTTCGGATGACACTGTGTTAAGAAAAGTGAGTACCCTGTACGGAGTAATAAGACCAAatatagtggacaactgggatgatgAAGCAGGAAGAAAGATTGCTGTCTTGGTTGAAACGGATAAAGAATTGGACGTGAATTTGATACCATTAATGATAATAGCTGATGAAGAAACAGGAAGAAGATGGTCCATAATTGGTTCTAATCTCAGAGAAGAAAATATCACCAGTATACCCATCTCGGCCGTGATCTCACCAGAGGGAGTAGACAAAGGAGAAGCTAGTGGAAATGGACACACTGCTACAAAAGTAAATGGTGGACAATTCGAGACCATGGTAGATAGGGTGGTCTCCCAACTTGAGAGATGGCATTATGAAGGGAGTTATCGGAGGTTGAGGATCTTTTCTGGTATTGTACCCATACCCACCGGAGAAGAACCGTATGAATCATGGAAAGAAGCCGCCGTTCAACAAGCAGAGGAATGGCAATGTCCTGATAAAATAAAGAGACAACGAGTGGTGGAGAGTCTACGAGGCCCAGCCATGGGAATAATACAAGCAGCCAGGAGAAGTAAACCAAATGCCAATCTGGAGACCTACCTCGAGGCCTTGGATTATGCGTATGGTACTATGGAAGATGTAGGGGATATGTTATCCAGATTACACCACACGTTTCAAGAGCCTAGTGAGAAACTGAGCGCTTATGTTATAAGAATAGATAAACTACTGTATAAGATAGTGGAGAAAAAAGGGATCACTCGAGATGAAGTAGATAAAAGTCGCATGAGACAGGTATTACGGGGTGCTTTAACAACTGATCCTGTAGCACAGAAGTTGAGGTGTTCTGAGAAAAAGGAACCACCACCCGGATTTAACGAGATATTAAAAGAAATCAAACAAGAAGAAGTACTGATTGAGATGAGGGAAAAGACGGTAAAAAAGGTTAAGGTAGTACAAACCGTGACTGAGACTTCCCCATTAGAGGAGAAAATATTAAAATTAATGGAAGAACAGAACAAAAGAATAGAGCAATTCATTTGA